In the genome of Caulobacter flavus, the window CGAGCACAAGCCGGCCGTTCTGCTGGTCACCCACGACGTCGACGAGGCCATCGCCCTGGCCGACCGCGTGCTGGTGCTGAACAAGGGCAGGATCGCCGCCGAGGAGCATATCGCCCTGGAGCGCCCGCGCGCGCCGGACGCCCGCTTCCAGACCATTCGCCGCCGCTTGCTGGGCCACCTGGGCGTCGAGGCCCCGGCCCCGCACGAGGCCGCCCTGATCGCCTTCCCGACCGGCGAGGCCGTGCAGTGAGCAGCGCCGCCGCCCGCAAGCTGGAGCCCGCGCCCCACCTGCCCGACCTCGACGCGGTTCTGCCGCGCCTGACGGAGGCCTTCGCCGCCACCGCCGGCCGCCACGACCGCGAGGCCAGCTTTCCCTTCGCCAACTTCCAGGCCCTGCACGAGGCGGGCCTGCTGGCGCTGACCGCGCCCAAGCGCCTGGGGGGGCTGGAAAGCGACCTGCCCACGGCGCTGAAGGTGGTCTCGGCCGTCGCGCGGGGCGAACCGGCCACGGCGCTGGTGCTGGTCATGCAGTACCTGTTCCACGCCTCGGTCGAGGGCCGCTCGGGCTGGCCCGAGCACCTCAAGCAGCGGGTGATCGGCGACGCCATCGCGCACGGCGCCCTGATCAACGCCCTGCGGGTCGAGCCCGACCTTGGCACTCCCGCCCGCGGCGGTCTTCCGGCCACCATCGCCCGCCGCACGCCGGAAGGCTGGCGGATCAGCGGCCGCAAGATCTACTCCACCGGTTCGTCCGCCTTGACCTGGTTCGTGGTTTGGGCCCGCAGCGACGGCGAACCCGCTCAAGGGGGGCCCCTGGTCGGCGGCTGGTTGGTGCGAGCCGATACGCCCGGCGTGGTCATCGAGGAGACCTGGGACCATCTGGGCCTGCGGGCCAGCGCCAGCCACGACGTGATCTTCGAGGATGTGCTGGTCCCGCTGGACCACGCGCTGGATCCCCAGCCCCTGGGCGCGCCGCCGCCCTATCCGGCGGCGTTCGGAACCTGGTCGTCGGTGCTGACGGCAGCGATCTACGACGCGGTGGCCCGCGCCGCTCGCGACTGGCTGGCTGACTTCCTGATCAGCCGCAGGCCGGCCAACCTTGGCGCCAGCCTGTCGACCCTGCCCCGCTTCCAGGAGGCGCTGGGCGAGATCGACGGCCTGCTGCTGGCCAACCGCGTGCTGCTGGACAGCGCCGCGCGCG includes:
- a CDS encoding acyl-CoA dehydrogenase family protein, encoding MSSAAARKLEPAPHLPDLDAVLPRLTEAFAATAGRHDREASFPFANFQALHEAGLLALTAPKRLGGLESDLPTALKVVSAVARGEPATALVLVMQYLFHASVEGRSGWPEHLKQRVIGDAIAHGALINALRVEPDLGTPARGGLPATIARRTPEGWRISGRKIYSTGSSALTWFVVWARSDGEPAQGGPLVGGWLVRADTPGVVIEETWDHLGLRASASHDVIFEDVLVPLDHALDPQPLGAPPPYPAAFGTWSSVLTAAIYDAVARAARDWLADFLISRRPANLGASLSTLPRFQEALGEIDGLLLANRVLLDSAARGDTAAGESGLVKHLVTENAITVVEKALKLTGNPGLTRANPLERHHRDVLCGRVHTPQADVVLTGAGRAGFAEREAVR